The DNA window atactgtatttctcaattgtctcaaggcttaaaaatccttctttaacctgtctccaccccttcatctacactgaWTGAAGacgatttaacaagtgacatcagtaagggatcatagctttcacctggattcaccaggtcagtctgtcatggaaagagcaagtgttcttaatattttgtatactcagtgtataacatGATGAAAAATGTCATATCACTTGTAATATCAATAAAATAATGCAACGTTAAAACATACCGGTACGCTAGAAGAGATATGTACATTAACCTRTAATGATACATATTGCATTAACATCCTATTAATGTACTTTTCACTCTAAAACGTTTagtgtcaacaacaaaaagattTTACTCCGTTGATATAAAATGTATGAACTTATAATACAACCAATTGTGCTACCTAGTTTTTGCCTGGTTTTGTTAATTCAACTTGACTTCCTGAGTTGACATACTGTAAATTAAAGGTGAAAGGCAGCCTGGTAACTTAAGTTAGGTCAAATCAAATTGAGTTGACAAAACTAGGCCAAATAAAATGAGTTACAACTTCATACAACATAACATTTTAAGTCATGAGGGTAACTCACATACTTTACGATGAAATGGATAACATTTCCATTTAGATTTCAATGAAGGATTCAATAATTAACTAATCCTTTATTTCCGCAGGTTGTCTAAGAGGCCATCATCATGTCAGCTGGGAATCACAGCTTTGTGACAGAGTTTGTCATCGTTGGGTTCCCTGGGCTTCAGCCAGAGTTCTACGGTCTTGCCTCAACTGTATTATTCTTGGTGTATTTTTGCACTACAGTAGGAAATGTGGTTATTCTTGTATTGTTCGCAACAGACCGGGATCTCCACAAACCcatgtattttgttattttacatctGGTTGTTTCTGATATTCTCTTTAGCACCACCACATTACCAAAGATTATTGCCAGGTATTGGTTTCAAGCAGGAGCCATTTCATTCACAGGTTGTTTTGTCCAGATGTACTTAGTGCACTATTTGGGAACTGTAAATTCATACATTCTATTTATAATGGCTTTAGACCGATATGTTTCAATCTGTTTCCCGCTCAGATATCCAATGATTATCAAAAACTCCACTATTCATATTCTCAGTACTACTGCTTGGATTGTTGCGAAAGCCGGCCCATTGATGATGGTAATTAGGGCCTATCCTCTTCCTTACTGTGACTCAAACAAAATCATGCAGTGCTACTGTGATCATATCGCTATAACAACGCTTGCATGCACTGATAGGGCCCCTTATAGTTTTCCTGCTTTTRTYKTWGCMATGSTGGYATTACTGGGACCTCTTGCTTTTATTATATTCTCATATTGCTCTATTATTGTGGCAGTTGTTCAGATTGCGAGCACACAAGGCCGCCTCAAAACCCTTTCTacctgcagtggtcagctgatcATCATTGCACTGTATTATCTCCCCAGGTGTTTTATTTATCTGTCCAGTAATATCGGCATTAGATTCAGCACTGATTTACGTATTGTTATTATCATGTTGTATAGCCTGCTCCCTCCCATGATCAATCCACTGATATACTGTTTCAAGACAAAACATATAAAAACAAGCCTTATGAAAAGATTCAAGAAGTCAATTGCTACACAGAAAGACAATGTATTTGCTGTAAGCCAATGATTAAAGTAGATTTTTAATGAGAGATTGAGTTCTGTTATTATGTTTAGACATACTTGTCCCTACAACAATATTAACTGAGTACCAAATCCTGATTTCAAGCCAAAATTGACATATATGACCCTAACACTGTGTAACAGTAGCAAACACCTTGGTGGATTGACGCAGATATAGCAtgtagtgtttattgttgtaCGAAGAACattatgtatttgtttattttaaatcCGGTTGTTTCTGATATTCTCTTTAGTACCACCATATTACCAAAGATGATTGCCAGGTATAGCCAACGATTACATTTGTTTTGAATCAGaggattttttattatgttcAGAATTCCCTACAACAATATAAACTAAGTACCAAATCCTACCTTAAAATCCAAAATGGACATACAAGGAAGGCCTTGATTCTGTTGAACCTGCTCAGTAGGGAACACATTTTGTTAGATTgacacagacacagcatgtaGGGTTTCTTGTTGTAGAAAGAGTATTGCGTTACCTCACTGGGTAGTTTTTCCCCTTGTGGCTTTGCCATCTACAGAACTTGTCAACGTCATCACAAATTATTCGGTCACTAAGTAGATAAATTGTGAGCATAAAGATCATTGGTGAAGAGCTTCTCAGGAAGTGTCTTCGTACTCACATTTTAGTTTACTGTAATCGAGGTAAGGACATTTTTCTAACataatttatttgatttttgGTGTATCAAACTGAGTACATGGATGATGAGTGATAATGGTACTTCGTTTCTCATTTGATTTGCCAACACCTTATTTGAATGTCTGCTTTTAAACTTCTTACACATATCATTGCTTTGTTTGTTTCCTACTACATTTAGTAAATCCACACATAAGGCCTGTTGTTCATGATTAGTATAGCTTTACAGGTCCTGGTTATACACTATGTAAGTCAATACATTCACATCTAATTAATCATATCAATGTACAAATAACACATTACAATTGTCAAAGGTTTACTGATGGTTATTTACaaaccaaaaatatatacatacgtatatatatataataatatgattgtTGGCATTGTAAAACAattctgtctgtgagctgaaatAATTATTGGTAAATGCACAATGGGCCAAATCCTAACATGAAATCTGCACTCATAACATTTCTTTGTTAAAATCTTCTTTTGAAAATATGCATGATTTACATGAAAGTCACATATGTATACTTCAATTTAGGATTTGACACTGCAGTATCATGAGCAatgttacatttgatttgacaaaaaCTCTTAGGCTGCTCTAGGTTGTAATGATGGATAATTTACTATAACATAAATGTTAATTACTTTCCAGTGGTGGTTCTAAGAGAACACATCATCATGTCAGTGAGGAATCACAGCTTTGTGACAGGGTTTGTCATCGTTGGGTTCCCGGGTCTTCAGCCAGAGTTCTACGGTCTTGCCTCAACTGTATTATTCCTCGTTTATTGTTGCATTTTAATAGGAAATGTTGTTGTTATCATCTTGTTTGCAACTCATAACGTTCTCCATAAACCAATGTATTTTATCATTTTGAATCTGGTTGTGTCTGACGTACTATTCAGCACCACCACTTTACCAAAGATTATTGCCAGATATTGGTTCCAGGCAGGAGCAATTTCTTTCTTTGGTTGTTTCTTGCAAATGTACTTAGTTCATTATTTTGGATCCGTAACTAGCTTTCTCCTATTGATAATGGCTTTAGACCGATACGTGTCAATCTGTTTCCCGCTCAGATACCCAATGATTGTCAACAACTCAACTATTCATATACTCAATGTGACTGCGTGGGTGCTTGCACACCTTCCCTCTCTTTCAATGGTAATTAGGGCCTATCCTCTTCCTTACTGTGACTCAAACAAAATCATGCAGTGCTACTGTGATCATATCGCTATAACAACGCTTGCATGCACTGATAGGGCCCCTTATAGTTTTCC is part of the Salvelinus sp. IW2-2015 linkage group LG36, ASM291031v2, whole genome shotgun sequence genome and encodes:
- the LOC111959267 gene encoding olfactory receptor 2AT4-like; this translates as MSAGNHSFVTEFVIVGFPGLQPEFYGLASTVLFLVYFCTTVGNVVILVLFATDRDLHKPMYFVILHLVVSDILFSTTTLPKIIARYWFQAGAISFTGCFVQMYLVHYLGTVNSYILFIMALDRYVSICFPLRYPMIIKNSTIHILSTTAWIVAKAGPLMMVIRAYPLPYCDSNKIMQCYCDHIAITTLACTDRAPYSFPAFXXAMXXLLGPLAFIIFSYCSIIVAVVQIASTQGRLKTLSTCSGQLIIIALYYLPRCFIYLSSNIGIRFSTDLRIVIIMLYSLLPPMINPLIYCFKTKHIKTSLMKRFKKSIATQKDNVFAVSQ
- the LOC111959268 gene encoding olfactory receptor 2AT4-like, whose amino-acid sequence is MSVRNHSFVTGFVIVGFPGLQPEFYGLASTVLFLVYCCILIGNVVVIILFATHNVLHKPMYFIILNLVVSDVLFSTTTLPKIIARYWFQAGAISFFGCFLQMYLVHYFGSVTSFLLLIMALDRYVSICFPLRYPMIVNNSTIHILNVTAWVLAHLPSLSMVIRAYPLPYCDSNKIMQCYCDHIAITTLACTDRAPYSFPAFVVAMVVLLGPLAFIIFSYCSIIVAVVQIASTQGRLKTLSTCSGQLIIIALYYLPRCFIYLSSNIGIXFSTDLRIVVIMLYSLLPPMINPLIYCLRTKEIKQIMFKRFRPIQVHVQ